In Balaenoptera acutorostrata chromosome 19, mBalAcu1.1, whole genome shotgun sequence, the following proteins share a genomic window:
- the APLP1 gene encoding amyloid beta precursor like protein 1 isoform X4: MGPASPAARGLGPLPLLLPLLLLLLRAQLAVGSLAGGSPSAAEAPGSAQVAGLCGRPTLHRDLRTGRWEPDPQLSRRCLRDPQRVLEYCRQMYPELQIARVEQATQAIPMEQWCGDARGGRCAHPHHQVVPFRCLEGEFVSEALLVPEGCRFLHQERMDQCESSTRRRQEAQEACSSQGLILHGSGMLLPCGADRFRGVEYVCCPPPVTPNPSGTAVGDPSTRSWPPGGRVEGGEDEEEEESFLQPVDDYFVEPPRAEEEEEEERVPPSSSHTPAGVSKVTPTPRPTDGVDVYFGMPGEISEHEGFLRAKMDLEERRMRQINEVMREWAMADNQSKNLPKADRQALNEHFQSILQTLEEQVSGERQRLVETHATRVIALINDQRRAALEGFLAALQGDPPQPERVLLALRRYLRAEQKEQRHTLRHYQHVAAVDPEKAQQMRFQVQTHLQVIEERMNQSLGLLDQNPRLAQELRPQIQELLHSEHLGPSELEAPAPGGSNEDKGGLQPLDSKDADTPMALPKGSTEQDAASSGKEKMSPLEQYERKAPAGTGMSREAVSGLLIMGAGGGSLVILSMLLLRRKKPYGAISHGVVEVDPMLTLEEQQLRELQRHGYENPTYRFLEERP, from the exons ATGGGACCCGCCAGCCCCGCCGCTCGCGGTCTGGGCCCGCTGCCGCTGTTGCTGCCACTATTGCTGCTGCTTCTGCGCGCGCAGCTCGCCGTCGGGAGCCTGGCCGGTGGGAGTCCCAGCGCTGCCGAG gccccagggTCTGCTCAGGTGGCTGGACTATGCGGGCGCCCAACCCTTCACCGGGACCTGCGTACCGGCCGCTGGGAACCAGACCCACAGCTCTCACGACGCTGTCTCCGGGACCCGCAACGCGTGCTGGAGTACTGCAGACAG ATGTACCCGGAGCTGCAGATTGCACGTGTGGAACAGGCAACGCAGGCCATCCCCATGGAGCAATGGTGCGGGGATGCCCGGGGTGGCCGCTgtgcccacccccaccaccaggtTGTGCCTTTCCGCTGCCTGG AGGGTGAATTTGTGAGCGAGGCCCTGCTGGTGCCTGAAGGCTGCCGGTTCTTGCACCAGGAGCGCATGGACCAGTGCGAGAGTTCAACCCGGAGGCGTCAGGAGGCACAGGAG GCCTGCAGCTCCCAGGGCCTCATCCTGCATGGCTCGGGCATGCTTTTGCCCTGTGGCGCGGATCGGTTCCGAGGTGTGGAGTATGTGTGCTGCCCCCCTCCAGTGACCCCCAACCCGTCTGGGACAGCAGTTGG TGATCCTTCCACTCGGTCGTGGCCTCCCGGGGGCAGAGTTGAGGGGGgtgaggatgaggaagaggaggaatccTTCCTACAGCCAGTAGATGATTACTTTGTGGAGCCCCCACgggctgaagaggaagaagaggaggaaagagtcCCACCCTCAAGCTCCCATACCCCTGCAGGGGTCAGCAAAG TGACTCCCACCCCGAGGCCCACAGATGGTGTGGACGTGTACTTTGGCATGCCTGGAGAAATCAGCGAGCATGAGGGGTTCCTGCGGGCCAAGATGGATCTGGAGGAGCGCAGGATGCGTCAGATTAACGAG GTGATGCGTGAATGGGCCATGGCGGACAACCAGTCCAAGAACCTGCCTAAAGCCGACAGACAGGCCCTGAATGAG CACTTCCAGTCCATTCTGCAGACCCTGGAGGAGCAGGTGTCTGGTGAGCGGCAGCGCCTGGTGGAGACGCATGCCACCCGAGTCATCGCCCTTATCAACGACCAGCGCCGGGCTGCCTTGGAAGGTTTCCTGGCGGCACTGCAGGGGGATCCGCCTCAG CCAGAGCGAGTCCTGCTGGCCCTGCGGCGCTACCTGCGAGCAGAGCAGAAGGAGCAAAGGCACACGCTGAGGCACTACCAGCACGTGGCTGCTGTGGACCCCGAGAAGGCCCAGCAGATGCGCTTCCAG GTGCAGACTCACCTTCAAGTAATCGAGGAAAGGATGAATCAGAGCCTGGGGCTGCTTGACCAGAACCCCCGCCTGGCTCAGGAGCTGCGGCCCCAGATCC AGGAACTCCTCCATTCTGAACACCTGGGCCCCAGTGAATTGGAAGCCCCTGCCCCGGGGGGCAGCAATGAGGACAAGGGTGGGCTGCAGCCCCTGGATTCCAAGGATG CAGACACCCCCATGGCCCTTCCAAAAG GGTCCACAGAACAAGATGCTGCATCCTCTGGGAAAGAGAAGATGTCCCCCCTGGAGCAGTATGAACGAAAG GCACCAGCTGGAACAGGCATGTCCCGAGAGGCTGTGTCTGGTCTGCTGATCATGGGAGCGGGTGGCGGCTCCCTGGTCATCCTCTCCATGCTGCTCTTGCGCAGGAAGAAACCCTACGGGGCTATCAGCCATGGAGTGGTGGAG GTGGACCCCATGCTGACCCTGGAAGAGCAGCAGCTGCGTGAGCTGCAGCGTCACGGCTATGAGAACCCCACCTACCGCTTCCTGGAGGAACGACCCTGA
- the APLP1 gene encoding amyloid beta precursor like protein 1 isoform X3 — protein sequence MGPASPAARGLGPLPLLLPLLLLLLRAQLAVGSLAGGSPSAAEAPGSAQVAGLCGRPTLHRDLRTGRWEPDPQLSRRCLRDPQRVLEYCRQMYPELQIARVEQATQAIPMEQWCGDARGGRCAHPHHQVVPFRCLEGEFVSEALLVPEGCRFLHQERMDQCESSTRRRQEAQEACSSQGLILHGSGMLLPCGADRFRGVEYVCCPPPVTPNPSGTAVGDPSTRSWPPGGRVEGGEDEEEEESFLQPVDDYFVEPPRAEEEEEEERVPPSSSHTPAGVSKVTPTPRPTDGVDVYFGMPGEISEHEGFLRAKMDLEERRMRQINEVMREWAMADNQSKNLPKADRQALNEHFQSILQTLEEQVSGERQRLVETHATRVIALINDQRRAALEGFLAALQGDPPQPERVLLALRRYLRAEQKEQRHTLRHYQHVAAVDPEKAQQMRFQVQTHLQVIEERMNQSLGLLDQNPRLAQELRPQIQELLHSEHLGPSELEAPAPGGSNEDKGGLQPLDSKDGSTEQDAASSGKEKMSPLEQYERKVNVSVPRGFPFHSSEIQRDELAPAGTGMSREAVSGLLIMGAGGGSLVILSMLLLRRKKPYGAISHGVVEVDPMLTLEEQQLRELQRHGYENPTYRFLEERP from the exons ATGGGACCCGCCAGCCCCGCCGCTCGCGGTCTGGGCCCGCTGCCGCTGTTGCTGCCACTATTGCTGCTGCTTCTGCGCGCGCAGCTCGCCGTCGGGAGCCTGGCCGGTGGGAGTCCCAGCGCTGCCGAG gccccagggTCTGCTCAGGTGGCTGGACTATGCGGGCGCCCAACCCTTCACCGGGACCTGCGTACCGGCCGCTGGGAACCAGACCCACAGCTCTCACGACGCTGTCTCCGGGACCCGCAACGCGTGCTGGAGTACTGCAGACAG ATGTACCCGGAGCTGCAGATTGCACGTGTGGAACAGGCAACGCAGGCCATCCCCATGGAGCAATGGTGCGGGGATGCCCGGGGTGGCCGCTgtgcccacccccaccaccaggtTGTGCCTTTCCGCTGCCTGG AGGGTGAATTTGTGAGCGAGGCCCTGCTGGTGCCTGAAGGCTGCCGGTTCTTGCACCAGGAGCGCATGGACCAGTGCGAGAGTTCAACCCGGAGGCGTCAGGAGGCACAGGAG GCCTGCAGCTCCCAGGGCCTCATCCTGCATGGCTCGGGCATGCTTTTGCCCTGTGGCGCGGATCGGTTCCGAGGTGTGGAGTATGTGTGCTGCCCCCCTCCAGTGACCCCCAACCCGTCTGGGACAGCAGTTGG TGATCCTTCCACTCGGTCGTGGCCTCCCGGGGGCAGAGTTGAGGGGGgtgaggatgaggaagaggaggaatccTTCCTACAGCCAGTAGATGATTACTTTGTGGAGCCCCCACgggctgaagaggaagaagaggaggaaagagtcCCACCCTCAAGCTCCCATACCCCTGCAGGGGTCAGCAAAG TGACTCCCACCCCGAGGCCCACAGATGGTGTGGACGTGTACTTTGGCATGCCTGGAGAAATCAGCGAGCATGAGGGGTTCCTGCGGGCCAAGATGGATCTGGAGGAGCGCAGGATGCGTCAGATTAACGAG GTGATGCGTGAATGGGCCATGGCGGACAACCAGTCCAAGAACCTGCCTAAAGCCGACAGACAGGCCCTGAATGAG CACTTCCAGTCCATTCTGCAGACCCTGGAGGAGCAGGTGTCTGGTGAGCGGCAGCGCCTGGTGGAGACGCATGCCACCCGAGTCATCGCCCTTATCAACGACCAGCGCCGGGCTGCCTTGGAAGGTTTCCTGGCGGCACTGCAGGGGGATCCGCCTCAG CCAGAGCGAGTCCTGCTGGCCCTGCGGCGCTACCTGCGAGCAGAGCAGAAGGAGCAAAGGCACACGCTGAGGCACTACCAGCACGTGGCTGCTGTGGACCCCGAGAAGGCCCAGCAGATGCGCTTCCAG GTGCAGACTCACCTTCAAGTAATCGAGGAAAGGATGAATCAGAGCCTGGGGCTGCTTGACCAGAACCCCCGCCTGGCTCAGGAGCTGCGGCCCCAGATCC AGGAACTCCTCCATTCTGAACACCTGGGCCCCAGTGAATTGGAAGCCCCTGCCCCGGGGGGCAGCAATGAGGACAAGGGTGGGCTGCAGCCCCTGGATTCCAAGGATG GGTCCACAGAACAAGATGCTGCATCCTCTGGGAAAGAGAAGATGTCCCCCCTGGAGCAGTATGAACGAAAG GTGAATGTGTCTGTTCCAAGGGGTTTTCCTTTCCACTCATCGGAGATTCAGAGAGATGAGCTG GCACCAGCTGGAACAGGCATGTCCCGAGAGGCTGTGTCTGGTCTGCTGATCATGGGAGCGGGTGGCGGCTCCCTGGTCATCCTCTCCATGCTGCTCTTGCGCAGGAAGAAACCCTACGGGGCTATCAGCCATGGAGTGGTGGAG GTGGACCCCATGCTGACCCTGGAAGAGCAGCAGCTGCGTGAGCTGCAGCGTCACGGCTATGAGAACCCCACCTACCGCTTCCTGGAGGAACGACCCTGA
- the APLP1 gene encoding amyloid beta precursor like protein 1 isoform X5 codes for MGPASPAARGLGPLPLLLPLLLLLLRAQLAVGSLAGGSPSAAEAPGSAQVAGLCGRPTLHRDLRTGRWEPDPQLSRRCLRDPQRVLEYCRQMYPELQIARVEQATQAIPMEQWCGDARGGRCAHPHHQVVPFRCLEGEFVSEALLVPEGCRFLHQERMDQCESSTRRRQEAQEACSSQGLILHGSGMLLPCGADRFRGVEYVCCPPPVTPNPSGTAVGDPSTRSWPPGGRVEGGEDEEEEESFLQPVDDYFVEPPRAEEEEEEERVPPSSSHTPAGVSKVTPTPRPTDGVDVYFGMPGEISEHEGFLRAKMDLEERRMRQINEVMREWAMADNQSKNLPKADRQALNEHFQSILQTLEEQVSGERQRLVETHATRVIALINDQRRAALEGFLAALQGDPPQPERVLLALRRYLRAEQKEQRHTLRHYQHVAAVDPEKAQQMRFQVQTHLQVIEERMNQSLGLLDQNPRLAQELRPQIQELLHSEHLGPSELEAPAPGGSNEDKGGLQPLDSKDDTPMALPKGSTEQDAASSGKEKMSPLEQYERKAPAGTGMSREAVSGLLIMGAGGGSLVILSMLLLRRKKPYGAISHGVVEVDPMLTLEEQQLRELQRHGYENPTYRFLEERP; via the exons ATGGGACCCGCCAGCCCCGCCGCTCGCGGTCTGGGCCCGCTGCCGCTGTTGCTGCCACTATTGCTGCTGCTTCTGCGCGCGCAGCTCGCCGTCGGGAGCCTGGCCGGTGGGAGTCCCAGCGCTGCCGAG gccccagggTCTGCTCAGGTGGCTGGACTATGCGGGCGCCCAACCCTTCACCGGGACCTGCGTACCGGCCGCTGGGAACCAGACCCACAGCTCTCACGACGCTGTCTCCGGGACCCGCAACGCGTGCTGGAGTACTGCAGACAG ATGTACCCGGAGCTGCAGATTGCACGTGTGGAACAGGCAACGCAGGCCATCCCCATGGAGCAATGGTGCGGGGATGCCCGGGGTGGCCGCTgtgcccacccccaccaccaggtTGTGCCTTTCCGCTGCCTGG AGGGTGAATTTGTGAGCGAGGCCCTGCTGGTGCCTGAAGGCTGCCGGTTCTTGCACCAGGAGCGCATGGACCAGTGCGAGAGTTCAACCCGGAGGCGTCAGGAGGCACAGGAG GCCTGCAGCTCCCAGGGCCTCATCCTGCATGGCTCGGGCATGCTTTTGCCCTGTGGCGCGGATCGGTTCCGAGGTGTGGAGTATGTGTGCTGCCCCCCTCCAGTGACCCCCAACCCGTCTGGGACAGCAGTTGG TGATCCTTCCACTCGGTCGTGGCCTCCCGGGGGCAGAGTTGAGGGGGgtgaggatgaggaagaggaggaatccTTCCTACAGCCAGTAGATGATTACTTTGTGGAGCCCCCACgggctgaagaggaagaagaggaggaaagagtcCCACCCTCAAGCTCCCATACCCCTGCAGGGGTCAGCAAAG TGACTCCCACCCCGAGGCCCACAGATGGTGTGGACGTGTACTTTGGCATGCCTGGAGAAATCAGCGAGCATGAGGGGTTCCTGCGGGCCAAGATGGATCTGGAGGAGCGCAGGATGCGTCAGATTAACGAG GTGATGCGTGAATGGGCCATGGCGGACAACCAGTCCAAGAACCTGCCTAAAGCCGACAGACAGGCCCTGAATGAG CACTTCCAGTCCATTCTGCAGACCCTGGAGGAGCAGGTGTCTGGTGAGCGGCAGCGCCTGGTGGAGACGCATGCCACCCGAGTCATCGCCCTTATCAACGACCAGCGCCGGGCTGCCTTGGAAGGTTTCCTGGCGGCACTGCAGGGGGATCCGCCTCAG CCAGAGCGAGTCCTGCTGGCCCTGCGGCGCTACCTGCGAGCAGAGCAGAAGGAGCAAAGGCACACGCTGAGGCACTACCAGCACGTGGCTGCTGTGGACCCCGAGAAGGCCCAGCAGATGCGCTTCCAG GTGCAGACTCACCTTCAAGTAATCGAGGAAAGGATGAATCAGAGCCTGGGGCTGCTTGACCAGAACCCCCGCCTGGCTCAGGAGCTGCGGCCCCAGATCC AGGAACTCCTCCATTCTGAACACCTGGGCCCCAGTGAATTGGAAGCCCCTGCCCCGGGGGGCAGCAATGAGGACAAGGGTGGGCTGCAGCCCCTGGATTCCAAGGATG ACACCCCCATGGCCCTTCCAAAAG GGTCCACAGAACAAGATGCTGCATCCTCTGGGAAAGAGAAGATGTCCCCCCTGGAGCAGTATGAACGAAAG GCACCAGCTGGAACAGGCATGTCCCGAGAGGCTGTGTCTGGTCTGCTGATCATGGGAGCGGGTGGCGGCTCCCTGGTCATCCTCTCCATGCTGCTCTTGCGCAGGAAGAAACCCTACGGGGCTATCAGCCATGGAGTGGTGGAG GTGGACCCCATGCTGACCCTGGAAGAGCAGCAGCTGCGTGAGCTGCAGCGTCACGGCTATGAGAACCCCACCTACCGCTTCCTGGAGGAACGACCCTGA
- the APLP1 gene encoding amyloid beta precursor like protein 1 isoform X1 produces MGPASPAARGLGPLPLLLPLLLLLLRAQLAVGSLAGGSPSAAEAPGSAQVAGLCGRPTLHRDLRTGRWEPDPQLSRRCLRDPQRVLEYCRQMYPELQIARVEQATQAIPMEQWCGDARGGRCAHPHHQVVPFRCLEGEFVSEALLVPEGCRFLHQERMDQCESSTRRRQEAQEACSSQGLILHGSGMLLPCGADRFRGVEYVCCPPPVTPNPSGTAVGDPSTRSWPPGGRVEGGEDEEEEESFLQPVDDYFVEPPRAEEEEEEERVPPSSSHTPAGVSKVTPTPRPTDGVDVYFGMPGEISEHEGFLRAKMDLEERRMRQINEVMREWAMADNQSKNLPKADRQALNEHFQSILQTLEEQVSGERQRLVETHATRVIALINDQRRAALEGFLAALQGDPPQPERVLLALRRYLRAEQKEQRHTLRHYQHVAAVDPEKAQQMRFQVQTHLQVIEERMNQSLGLLDQNPRLAQELRPQIQELLHSEHLGPSELEAPAPGGSNEDKGGLQPLDSKDADTPMALPKGSTEQDAASSGKEKMSPLEQYERKVNVSVPRGFPFHSSEIQRDELAPAGTGMSREAVSGLLIMGAGGGSLVILSMLLLRRKKPYGAISHGVVEVDPMLTLEEQQLRELQRHGYENPTYRFLEERP; encoded by the exons ATGGGACCCGCCAGCCCCGCCGCTCGCGGTCTGGGCCCGCTGCCGCTGTTGCTGCCACTATTGCTGCTGCTTCTGCGCGCGCAGCTCGCCGTCGGGAGCCTGGCCGGTGGGAGTCCCAGCGCTGCCGAG gccccagggTCTGCTCAGGTGGCTGGACTATGCGGGCGCCCAACCCTTCACCGGGACCTGCGTACCGGCCGCTGGGAACCAGACCCACAGCTCTCACGACGCTGTCTCCGGGACCCGCAACGCGTGCTGGAGTACTGCAGACAG ATGTACCCGGAGCTGCAGATTGCACGTGTGGAACAGGCAACGCAGGCCATCCCCATGGAGCAATGGTGCGGGGATGCCCGGGGTGGCCGCTgtgcccacccccaccaccaggtTGTGCCTTTCCGCTGCCTGG AGGGTGAATTTGTGAGCGAGGCCCTGCTGGTGCCTGAAGGCTGCCGGTTCTTGCACCAGGAGCGCATGGACCAGTGCGAGAGTTCAACCCGGAGGCGTCAGGAGGCACAGGAG GCCTGCAGCTCCCAGGGCCTCATCCTGCATGGCTCGGGCATGCTTTTGCCCTGTGGCGCGGATCGGTTCCGAGGTGTGGAGTATGTGTGCTGCCCCCCTCCAGTGACCCCCAACCCGTCTGGGACAGCAGTTGG TGATCCTTCCACTCGGTCGTGGCCTCCCGGGGGCAGAGTTGAGGGGGgtgaggatgaggaagaggaggaatccTTCCTACAGCCAGTAGATGATTACTTTGTGGAGCCCCCACgggctgaagaggaagaagaggaggaaagagtcCCACCCTCAAGCTCCCATACCCCTGCAGGGGTCAGCAAAG TGACTCCCACCCCGAGGCCCACAGATGGTGTGGACGTGTACTTTGGCATGCCTGGAGAAATCAGCGAGCATGAGGGGTTCCTGCGGGCCAAGATGGATCTGGAGGAGCGCAGGATGCGTCAGATTAACGAG GTGATGCGTGAATGGGCCATGGCGGACAACCAGTCCAAGAACCTGCCTAAAGCCGACAGACAGGCCCTGAATGAG CACTTCCAGTCCATTCTGCAGACCCTGGAGGAGCAGGTGTCTGGTGAGCGGCAGCGCCTGGTGGAGACGCATGCCACCCGAGTCATCGCCCTTATCAACGACCAGCGCCGGGCTGCCTTGGAAGGTTTCCTGGCGGCACTGCAGGGGGATCCGCCTCAG CCAGAGCGAGTCCTGCTGGCCCTGCGGCGCTACCTGCGAGCAGAGCAGAAGGAGCAAAGGCACACGCTGAGGCACTACCAGCACGTGGCTGCTGTGGACCCCGAGAAGGCCCAGCAGATGCGCTTCCAG GTGCAGACTCACCTTCAAGTAATCGAGGAAAGGATGAATCAGAGCCTGGGGCTGCTTGACCAGAACCCCCGCCTGGCTCAGGAGCTGCGGCCCCAGATCC AGGAACTCCTCCATTCTGAACACCTGGGCCCCAGTGAATTGGAAGCCCCTGCCCCGGGGGGCAGCAATGAGGACAAGGGTGGGCTGCAGCCCCTGGATTCCAAGGATG CAGACACCCCCATGGCCCTTCCAAAAG GGTCCACAGAACAAGATGCTGCATCCTCTGGGAAAGAGAAGATGTCCCCCCTGGAGCAGTATGAACGAAAG GTGAATGTGTCTGTTCCAAGGGGTTTTCCTTTCCACTCATCGGAGATTCAGAGAGATGAGCTG GCACCAGCTGGAACAGGCATGTCCCGAGAGGCTGTGTCTGGTCTGCTGATCATGGGAGCGGGTGGCGGCTCCCTGGTCATCCTCTCCATGCTGCTCTTGCGCAGGAAGAAACCCTACGGGGCTATCAGCCATGGAGTGGTGGAG GTGGACCCCATGCTGACCCTGGAAGAGCAGCAGCTGCGTGAGCTGCAGCGTCACGGCTATGAGAACCCCACCTACCGCTTCCTGGAGGAACGACCCTGA
- the APLP1 gene encoding amyloid beta precursor like protein 1 isoform X2, with translation MGPASPAARGLGPLPLLLPLLLLLLRAQLAVGSLAGGSPSAAEAPGSAQVAGLCGRPTLHRDLRTGRWEPDPQLSRRCLRDPQRVLEYCRQMYPELQIARVEQATQAIPMEQWCGDARGGRCAHPHHQVVPFRCLEGEFVSEALLVPEGCRFLHQERMDQCESSTRRRQEAQEACSSQGLILHGSGMLLPCGADRFRGVEYVCCPPPVTPNPSGTAVGDPSTRSWPPGGRVEGGEDEEEEESFLQPVDDYFVEPPRAEEEEEEERVPPSSSHTPAGVSKVTPTPRPTDGVDVYFGMPGEISEHEGFLRAKMDLEERRMRQINEVMREWAMADNQSKNLPKADRQALNEHFQSILQTLEEQVSGERQRLVETHATRVIALINDQRRAALEGFLAALQGDPPQPERVLLALRRYLRAEQKEQRHTLRHYQHVAAVDPEKAQQMRFQVQTHLQVIEERMNQSLGLLDQNPRLAQELRPQIQELLHSEHLGPSELEAPAPGGSNEDKGGLQPLDSKDDTPMALPKGSTEQDAASSGKEKMSPLEQYERKVNVSVPRGFPFHSSEIQRDELAPAGTGMSREAVSGLLIMGAGGGSLVILSMLLLRRKKPYGAISHGVVEVDPMLTLEEQQLRELQRHGYENPTYRFLEERP, from the exons ATGGGACCCGCCAGCCCCGCCGCTCGCGGTCTGGGCCCGCTGCCGCTGTTGCTGCCACTATTGCTGCTGCTTCTGCGCGCGCAGCTCGCCGTCGGGAGCCTGGCCGGTGGGAGTCCCAGCGCTGCCGAG gccccagggTCTGCTCAGGTGGCTGGACTATGCGGGCGCCCAACCCTTCACCGGGACCTGCGTACCGGCCGCTGGGAACCAGACCCACAGCTCTCACGACGCTGTCTCCGGGACCCGCAACGCGTGCTGGAGTACTGCAGACAG ATGTACCCGGAGCTGCAGATTGCACGTGTGGAACAGGCAACGCAGGCCATCCCCATGGAGCAATGGTGCGGGGATGCCCGGGGTGGCCGCTgtgcccacccccaccaccaggtTGTGCCTTTCCGCTGCCTGG AGGGTGAATTTGTGAGCGAGGCCCTGCTGGTGCCTGAAGGCTGCCGGTTCTTGCACCAGGAGCGCATGGACCAGTGCGAGAGTTCAACCCGGAGGCGTCAGGAGGCACAGGAG GCCTGCAGCTCCCAGGGCCTCATCCTGCATGGCTCGGGCATGCTTTTGCCCTGTGGCGCGGATCGGTTCCGAGGTGTGGAGTATGTGTGCTGCCCCCCTCCAGTGACCCCCAACCCGTCTGGGACAGCAGTTGG TGATCCTTCCACTCGGTCGTGGCCTCCCGGGGGCAGAGTTGAGGGGGgtgaggatgaggaagaggaggaatccTTCCTACAGCCAGTAGATGATTACTTTGTGGAGCCCCCACgggctgaagaggaagaagaggaggaaagagtcCCACCCTCAAGCTCCCATACCCCTGCAGGGGTCAGCAAAG TGACTCCCACCCCGAGGCCCACAGATGGTGTGGACGTGTACTTTGGCATGCCTGGAGAAATCAGCGAGCATGAGGGGTTCCTGCGGGCCAAGATGGATCTGGAGGAGCGCAGGATGCGTCAGATTAACGAG GTGATGCGTGAATGGGCCATGGCGGACAACCAGTCCAAGAACCTGCCTAAAGCCGACAGACAGGCCCTGAATGAG CACTTCCAGTCCATTCTGCAGACCCTGGAGGAGCAGGTGTCTGGTGAGCGGCAGCGCCTGGTGGAGACGCATGCCACCCGAGTCATCGCCCTTATCAACGACCAGCGCCGGGCTGCCTTGGAAGGTTTCCTGGCGGCACTGCAGGGGGATCCGCCTCAG CCAGAGCGAGTCCTGCTGGCCCTGCGGCGCTACCTGCGAGCAGAGCAGAAGGAGCAAAGGCACACGCTGAGGCACTACCAGCACGTGGCTGCTGTGGACCCCGAGAAGGCCCAGCAGATGCGCTTCCAG GTGCAGACTCACCTTCAAGTAATCGAGGAAAGGATGAATCAGAGCCTGGGGCTGCTTGACCAGAACCCCCGCCTGGCTCAGGAGCTGCGGCCCCAGATCC AGGAACTCCTCCATTCTGAACACCTGGGCCCCAGTGAATTGGAAGCCCCTGCCCCGGGGGGCAGCAATGAGGACAAGGGTGGGCTGCAGCCCCTGGATTCCAAGGATG ACACCCCCATGGCCCTTCCAAAAG GGTCCACAGAACAAGATGCTGCATCCTCTGGGAAAGAGAAGATGTCCCCCCTGGAGCAGTATGAACGAAAG GTGAATGTGTCTGTTCCAAGGGGTTTTCCTTTCCACTCATCGGAGATTCAGAGAGATGAGCTG GCACCAGCTGGAACAGGCATGTCCCGAGAGGCTGTGTCTGGTCTGCTGATCATGGGAGCGGGTGGCGGCTCCCTGGTCATCCTCTCCATGCTGCTCTTGCGCAGGAAGAAACCCTACGGGGCTATCAGCCATGGAGTGGTGGAG GTGGACCCCATGCTGACCCTGGAAGAGCAGCAGCTGCGTGAGCTGCAGCGTCACGGCTATGAGAACCCCACCTACCGCTTCCTGGAGGAACGACCCTGA